agcaaatattttaatgactcTCTGCTCTTTGTAGGTATGCTTCCTGAGAAGAAAGTACTGGGTGCTTCTGCTAGAGATTTAACTCCAAGGTAAACCTTTGTCTTTCATTGTCTGTTGAACATtctatttaataattttgtgcAGTTCTTAGTAAATGCAGGCAACTTCTTCCGTGGTTAGTTCTTGATGTTTCAGCTGAATGAGTACGTATCATTACCATCCTCTTATAAGTAGGAAAGTTGAGGTTCAGGTTTAAACAATTTGCCAAAGGTCATGTTGACCGTATAGACAGATGACAATGCAAGGTTCCTGGTTTGCTCTGTTGGTTTCTAACACTTGAACAGCCTGGCATCATATATAAATGTATGGCTTATATTTGCAGGCTCCTCAGGCTTGCATCTTGAGAAAACTCCTGGAAAGTGATTCCAGCTGGGCTAGTTACTTTTTTGACTTTAGTTAATTTGTCCATAATCATATGAGTTGTCATGCCCTGGAAAAGTACTTCATTTCAAGCCGGAATATATTGTGATAGCTGTATTCAAGTTTCTACAATATGCAAAGTGAAGCAGACCCTAAAACTCCACTGTGATATGCCTGCTGTTGTCACTGACATATCATTTTACTCCACGATGCCTTGAGTCTCCAAGGTTCAGTTTCTCACTTTGCATCAAAATCTCCTGTGAATGTGTAATCTCTGGGCTAGTTACGTGCAGTCATATAAATTATTGTGGCTTGTAAACTGGAATGTGGCTTATCTTCTGCAGTGCTCCCCAAACCTTGCTGCCTTTCTTCCTGTGTGTGTCTGGCATGTTCTGGTGTGTGACTGGAAGGTGTGCAGCCTCGAATGTGTTGGCTGACAGGAGTGTCTGCTGGAGGGAGCATCCTTCTTCTCTGCCTTCTTTTCTGGTCCAAGAGTCCAAACAGTAGATGGAAGTGGTTAGGAcactggggaagggagaagacaGTTGTAATGTAGATGCGAGGGGTTAACTTTGCTCTGGGACAGAGCTGACTTTCACTGGCTGGGATTGCAGCCCAGCTGGAAGCCAAGTAAAGAACTATCCATGTCTATGGTGGAGGGCCAGGCATGAGATTGTCTGATATATGGTCCCTGTGAAAATGGGTAGAGAAAGGAATAGCTCTTCTGGGGTTGGGTGGTGAGTTACTTCTTGGCAAGTGTAAGGCCATACAAACAACTAACATTTGAAGGCTTTCTGTTTCTTACCTTACCCTGGATTAATTACAAGGTTTGGGCAGCTTGGGAACATAGGAGTGTAAAAATGTCGATTTGGGGAGGTGAAGGGAACTGGTTTTGTGGTATGTGTGTGGAATCTATAACTCTTGGAAGCCATTCTGGCTATTTAATACTGTTGTCTGGAGTCaagattttaattgtcttctTAGGAAGGTTCATATACTGCAAAGAGGATGCATATGCTTTTTAAGTAAAACCAACACCTTATAATTTTAGCTATAATGTGCAGGCTATCAGGATGCATAATTAGactgttgttattttaatagTCATCTCAAAATTATTGGCTCTGGACTTACCTCTTCAAAAAGTAGTAAATAATGTGTTTGGCTTGTAAATTCATGAAAGAAGCTCTGCTTGAAAACTGCTAGTTAAGTATATTTTTGGTATGCCCAAagaaagtatatattttttttctttagtgcattttttgttttacagttatGACTGGTTCCAAACAGATAGTTTGATCACCATTGTCATATATACTAAGCAGAAGGTAAGTGTATTTTATGAAAGGGAGAATTACAAGATCCAGTTGTGATCCAGCTTGAATTCTGGGAGAActttattaaaacttttttttttgttgttgcctGTGAAAGGATATGAATGCAGAGTTGGTGATAGTTGACTGTGAGGACAAACGATTAAGGGGAGAAATCGTGGATGACCACTCGTATCTTGTAGAAGTTGGTATGTACTGTAATTTTGCAGTTAAAagtactgaattttaatttattaaaaccCTCTCATCTGACCATATGCATTTTATGTATACCAATTAATATTTTACTCCTCTTTCATTAGAGATGATTACTTTAAAGTACCTTGATGAAAAGGAATTACATTGTTTATCAACTCATATCTTCATTTGTTTAGTatgtacttaatttttttacatgtgGAATAAAGTGTAGTAAGAAATTGATGTAGAAGTTGTGtaaaatttttcttcaagtGTATTTTTGATGGTTATTAAAATGCTCTTATTCAAAAAGGGCATGTGGAATGATTTAGATAAATGTAGATTGGCAGCTTTAGATGAATCATTGTTAAAAGTAATGGGAAAAATGATGCCTTTCTTGATGTAATGTATTAGGCCTGCAGAAGTCAGGAGTGGAATTTCAGGGCCAGATAAAGATGCATAGAGTTCTAGGCTCATTAGTTCACTCAGTATTCCTAGCCTTAAACTGTATGTATATATGATGACTACAATGTAGTTTTGTTTTTGCTGAACAtggattttgtttctctttatttcagaCTTGGATCATGCAGTTCAAGAAGACGTGGCTGGTAAGTTCCACCTCTTGCAGCACTTCTGTATCTCTTCTAATATCAGAATGTGGAACTTCAATTTATGTTTCTGACTCATCAGATACTTTACAGTTTTGCTTACCACCAGGTTCTGACACAATCAAATCAAACCATAAcattgaataatttatttttttaaaatggtggCATTTGGGCCTGTGAAAGTGATAAGTTGATGGTGCTCGGATCCCTCTGAGTACAactaaatgttaaaataattagaaattgGTTCTGTTGTGTATTTGTAAACTGTTCTTTGCTTAGACTGGTATTTCCTTGGATTTAATTATTCATTCAAATGgtcttgaaaagaaaggaagtagTAAATAGTGGTAGTTATCAATTTCCAGTAAATGAGGACTCTGAATTCATGAGCATTCTTTTTGACCAGTTGGGCTGTGAAGCTTTTCACAATGTATTTAGTAAATAAGATACAttaattatgcatattaagTTAGTGcttgttgttttaaatgcaCTGTAAAACATGATAAAGAGGTAGCTGGAAGTACATTTAATttggtattttaatttaatggaTTAATTCTGTATGTCTTAAGAAATGACTAattcttctgaaatttcatTATAATGGAGgagtaaaatttttttttttgtacaaaatgTAACTAAAAGTAACAGTGTGAAACCTTTTCTCTTATAGTAAACATTGCTGAAAAAgttgggaaagtagagattattttaaagaaaaaggataaCATTCATTGGAAAATGCTGGGACAGGCCTTGGAGAGTCATAATACATTTATCAAACGCACAGAGAGAGGTAAGCAGTTTCATGGCCATGTTACCAGCTGTTTTAAGACTTTTTGGAGCTTGTTAGTCATATTTGGTTTCTcccaggattttctttttctgtagtcATACCTTCATTTCTTTCAGGAATGTTGTCTGGTCTTGTAGAAAGCTGCTCAGGAATTCTTGAAAGGGCTTAGCTTAGagatgttttgctttggtttggtttgttggtttgttttgtccCGCAATGGAATTGGAGGTCTTCCAGGCTTGCAGAAAGACTGGAAGAACCTAACAGTGGAACGTGAAGACTGCTTGAGTGTTGTTCCATCTCATGGCTACCTGTGCGCTTAATATCCTTTCTGTCCATATGAAAACCTCAGCAGACCCTGAAGAGATAGTGCATGGACTTGTCTCGATCATTAGAGGAGTAACTGCAGTGAAGGAACAAAAACCTCCACTTCCAACTGTTGCTATAGATGTAGTAACATCTTTCAGTGTTGTTCTAGAACACTGCGTCTTTGTAACTTGAGCTATGATTAGGTGACTTCAAGCCATGTGTAGGTATCAAAGCCAGCTCTGAATAAGCTGATGTGTCTGCAAGAAGCAGGTGATGTTATATATGAGTTCGTTTTGTGGTAACAGAATAGTATGAACTTGATGCAGCACTAAAGTGTATTACCCTGATGAGTGTgcttctggtttggggttttggtttttttttacagttaaattaaaaaattctgcaCAATTGCATTATATAACGTAAGCATGCTCCTGATGTTATTGCCACTGCCCAATTTCTCAAAAGCCCTCTTGGCCCTCTGTCTAATAATGCTCAAAAATTGACTGTTTGATGTTAGTCTGCCTTATTACGTGTGAAAGCAAAGCTGTACATTTTTAAGAGCTGATTAAATGTTGATCACTATGTTGTGCACCTCTTACTGGCTCTCAGTTAAGCTACGTAGGCCTTAAAAGTTGAGAGATTATTGTGgtacaaaaaggaaaaccagctaCATAAAACCACATCTCTTTAGCAACCTTTAGCTTATGtagaatgtaattttctttatgAGCGTTTCAGAAACTATTGAGTCATCCGCTTTATTAttagatttttcaaaataatcctCTGTATTTAAGGGGATACAGCCTGGACTATGTTGTCCTAAAGAGTGTGCAACTATTGGCAGAAGCTTAGAGGGTTCAGTAAAGAATCAGGGTGCTGGTGCCTCTGAGGACTGAAATGGGATGTAATTTTGTAGTCTCGTGCAGTGGTTTTAGTCCATGTTAAGTGGAAGATCATAGACTTCTTTTTGTTGGAAGTAATAGAAGGGAGCAGAATGCTGATGTAGCACTTAAGGTGTATAAGCCAGACTTATGCTGTGACAGTGTGCTATTTGCTGCATAATCAGGGAAAGTTTAGAAGGCATTGATTCAGTGGAAACTTTATTTTGGGAAGAGAGGGAGACCATCTGGGAAGAACGTGGCTGACTTCTTTGGATAATAGGAGCTAGCTTGTGAAATCTAGTAATTATCTGAAGCATTTGAGGGTACTGATAAATTTATGATCAGCATTAAGGATTTGTGGTTGTCTTAACTCCAAGACTGGGCTGCCAGGACTGATAGGCAGCCACCTTCATTCAGCTGTGTGGTCTAATCTCCATTATGTTGGCACTAACAATACTTGAGGCTCCATAATCAAGTAACCTGAACAAAATAAGGATTAACTTTCAGCTGGCTGGCGGACACTGTTGGGTGGTACATGCttgctgggggtggggtggaatTGCTCTACGAGAGGCGGAGGGATGTGGGGTTTATACTTTGAACTCCGTATCCCAAGCAAACAGGCTAACGTTGCTGCCATAGCATTACCAGGATTCTGGCTAACAAGTAAGAATAAATAAGAATTGTCGCTGAAGTCTTATCTttgaggaaaagcaagaaacatCACTCAAGGGAaaattcttaaattaaaatCCCTTTCATAACGAGGAATAACACAGTAGGCAAAAAGATGATACTCTCCAAAAGTTATCATTGTCTGTGCAGCAGTTTTGTTACTAAAACTGATCTTGTATGCATATGAATCAAGGTGCTGTAGTTCTTGATTCCAGCAGAGGAGGAAGTTCAGTTTAGAGAGGGACGTCTCTAGCCTGTgattgtattgggtttacatggcaaggttttggtaatggtggggctgcaggggtggcttctgtgagaagagtTCAGGAGCTGTGATGCTGATAGTCGATGTCTGCAGAAAGTTTGATCAAACCTAACCTCCTCACTAATTACTTTCTCTACTTTGAAAATTAGGATTTACTGCTGGGCACTTGCGTCATATTCTAAAATTGAGAGAGCAGTGCCTTTTGCTTACATATAGTAGCAAATTGCATCTTTTTGGCATCTGACACTTAACTTGGCTTCATGGGTTGCTGAAAGCAACTGTTCTCCTTCAGCTTGCTACTAGAGGATAGTGTTTTCTTGTCAAAAGGCTTTTCTGCATTGccagttgtttttgtttgtggcTCCAGATTTTATTGGGACCGCTGATAATGAACTAATTTTAGTTAATATAGCAAAGAGGACAACCTAAACTAGGAGTTTGCTTAGACCTAGAAAggtctttgttttcaaaaatcaagTTGAGTGAATCAGGGAAAAAGTTCTGTATGgtaaattaagaagaaaaagggggaggTAAAGGTTAGTTCATTACATGTGGAAAAAGTTGAAATTTGTCAGGTTGGAAAGGTCAGAAAATAGTCAGGAAACAGTGAATCAGTTGATGAATCAGTTTTTTAACTTCTCTCTCCACTGCCAAATATCTGGAAGAGTATTAGCTGATCAGTATTGTGCGCTATGTTACCAACCTCCGATGTCCTTTCAGGTAATTCTTAAGTCTGCAGAATTGACAGCAATCTTAGCATATTTATTTGTATACTGTACTTTGCAATCTTTGTATGcactgcttttcaaaagaatGGTAGAAACACAAATTACAACAAACTTtttataaaatttcttttatataaCTGGAGAGCTGCTGATGTTTTGCTTTACTTCAAGATTGGTATGAAATGGAATTActgcctttcatttttcagagtTGTAGGCATTCTTTTGGTACATCTGAAATGTTTGCTCATTCAAAATAGGCAGTTTGTAGGATGTTAGATGAAAGACAtgagaaaatattaataaaaaaagatttattccaTGTCAGAGGCTTTACATCTTGTCTCTGCAGGCATTTCTAGTGGATAACTCACAGTAGGtatttgaataatttaataaaacaagTGTATGCAGAAAAATGCCATGGCCACCTACTGTGGCAATAGTGGTGTGTAATGAGTTTGATTCTCATTTAGTCTGTGCACAAATGGCATGTGCAGCTGAGATTTAGTAACCTGAATGTATATTACCAGGCATAACTACATGTATTTAGATGCTTGATTGTTCTAGCAGAATTTATTTATACCCTTGGAAATAAAGCCAATTAGGAAGAGTGGCTGACCTGGAACATCTTGTTTAAACCCttaacttttaaacattttgtggATAAATATTGTTTGTTTGAAagcttttctctgtttaaaattcttttgtttctgttgtggTTGAATTGACAGGCTACCATCCTGTACTTATTGAGGAAGGGGATGTTAATAGTGATGGCTGTTCATTCAGGCAGCAACTGACTGCACTGTCACAGAGCATTCTGTAACTAATCTCCAGCTGTCTTGAACTCTTTGGATGTATTTTTAATCCAGAATATCTGGGAATAGCAAAATGTTTGGGGTGCTGCAGTAAGGAAGCTGCAGTACAGATAAGTTACTTGGGAAATGATAATTCATTAgaataaattactgaaatacTTAAAGTAGTCCTTAAATAACTCTTAGAGAACACTGGGGAAGGAGAATGGACAGGCTAGTTCACTGAGGTCCTCTCAAGTTtgtgtgttgtgttttgtttggtttttaagtcCAGCAATTGATGTCTGTTCTCGAACTGTAGCCTTAGTTAAGAATAAAGTTCAGCCAGCTTTGCTGACTTGGGCTTCCATTCAGTGGTGCTGTGGAGGTAAGAGCAAGGAAGCAATGGCAGTGGTCACTTGAGCTGTGGCAATGCCTAGAATTGCCTTTACATTTTGTCCTGCATTTAATGAAGACTTCACTGGAAACTTGCATAAGCCCTCTGTCAGGCAAGACTCACTTAAGAAAAGTTGTTGTGTTGACTTGAGAGAGAATTTTGGGTGACTTCAGGATTTAGGCCATGTACAAGTGATGTACACTTATTACAGATTTTCTGGTAGTCTGTTCCGTTCAAAAGAGAATCCGTGTGTGATTAAAGTCAGGAAGTAAAGAAGCATCTGCTGGTGCAGTGGCAAAATACAAAAGGTCAAGGTGCTTCTACTTCTAACTATTAAGACCTAAAGAAATACTAGAATCATAGACTAACTTAGTTGAAAGagacctctggaagtcatctggtctaacctcctgctcaaagctgTCTAGTTAAggtttgaatatctccaaggtcAGAGACTCTGTCTGGGCAGCCCGCCCCAGTGTTAGACCAGACCATCCTCATGGTGATGCCTAGTTGGAATTTCCTGAGTTGCAGCTTGTGTCCTTTGCATCTCATCCTGTTTCATGAGTAGCTCGACTACTTATGCTAGTGACTTGAGTATTTTTCAATTACACAAGAAAAAGAGCGGGGAAGAAGCATCACTTCACTGAAATCGCTTCAATGCGGAAAGTGTCGTTAGAAGGGTGTCATGCTCAAGTATTCTCATATAGGAACTTGTCAAATTTTGAGAGGCTTTATGTGAAAATATTCACTGGGACTGGTTACAAATTTTACATTGAAAATGGTAAATGACATGGTGGGATTATTGTAGGGAAAAGActtcttctctgccttttttttttttttttttggcttgttttggAAGTATGAAGTTTAGATAGTGCTGCTCgtgggattttttattttttttttattttaattctttgctgGGATGAACTTCTGATAACTTACAGCCCATGAAACTTCCCTTGAGTTACAGACCTGTTTAGGCAGTGTGGTATCATTACACTGATACTTCAGGTTAGAGCTAAAATACTGCAGTGCTGAAACAAAGGTTTAGCTGAAAAATGCTCTTCTAAAggtaaaagatgaaaaagactTCTGGTCATTTTCAATTTACACGTCCGGTTTTGTGTCTAGATTTCTACAATACGCTGCCACTTTCCTTATGCAGGAATTCTTACTCCCATTGGTATTTTAGGAAAGCTGGGACACTTGTTCCCAAGTAGCCAAATAGTAACCTATGGTGGCAGTGGCAACAGGCCTATGTCAGTTAATAGAATATTGTAGTTGAGAGTTGAGGAGTACCTTCCTATGTTTGGCATTTGTTACTAAATTAACCTTGTAAGCATGTTTCTTTCCAGAATGAAAGCTACTAAGTGGTTGTTTTTGCATCCCTGCCCTTAGTTCTTTGAAGTGCTTCTTCCTGGCTGCTTTACGGGTACTTAGGTTCTGCAGTCTCTGGCTGTAATAAGCAGGGCATAGCCTTCTATTTTGTTGTGCTTTCAAATCCTCTCGTAGACCATTAAGTGATGTAATGATGCAGATCACATAGATCAGGATGGCTGCTTAGTTAAAATAGGTGTAGGTCTGGCCAGCCTTACACTGAGTACTTTGCCACAGAGATCATTCCCAGTTTAAGTGAGCAGTTACTGCCTCTGCTGTAGCAGAGGCAGAATAAATGGCTTATCTTGCTCTGAGCCTATTGTGGGTATAGGGAAAACACACTACTTTAAGCTTCATTAAGATATTGGTGACACTGTTATAGTTTATTTCACCTTTGTCCCTGAACAAAGCTAAATATTCTGGGGtgttccttcccttttccccattgcctttttttttttaatcccatcTCTAATAGGAATGTAcaagagttgttttttttatagttaTTCTGATTAGCAGTGTTCTTTCCCTGAtttctttctcagtttcttgAAAAATTTTGGTGCAAATGCAGACCTTGCAtagtgctttattttatttttttaatgctttctttttttcagttatctTTTGCCTGGCATTCAGTTGATGCACAGATTGAAAAGCACTATTTGAAACCCATGTCCTCACCTCCAAAATAGCTGTATCAAGAAAAATTTGTGCTGTACATATGACCTTGTAGTTGATTTAAGTAAGCATGTGAACATATAACTGGAGCTCATAATTTCTAGTTAACCAAAAGGCACCAGTTCATGTCCAAATTATTTATTGATAATGCTGAAGTGTGCATTGCCTATGTAGGCACAGATGTTAGTTTCATTTTATGTCATGTGTAAGCATTTAAGTATTGGTACTGTGTACCTGAAAAATTGTGCAAAGCTGTATCAGAAATACTCGTGCTAATAGCAATGAAACTGCAACAAGACAGGGTGGTCACCCCAATAAATATGCGGGATGCTGGCTGGGTTTAGATAGGCTGTTACTGAGGACTGTGGTGCTGTGCCTTGCTTGCATTTCACTTGCATTACCCAAACTGGTTTTGGTCTGCATATACGTATTCATGCTGTAGTCATATGGTGAATTTAGTGCAGGTGCAATGTAGCACAGGGGGTTCTGCTTTCTGCTAGTATTTGGCGGTTTTCTACTTCTTCCCAGTCAGTGCTGATAACTCACAGATTCAGTCTGTTATGAGCCTAATGTAATGCTATAAATGAGTCCTTAGCccaaaaataggaaaataattatAAGTTTTTGTACAAGAAGCATCTGTTCATAGTCTTTTTATAACTGTATATAGTGAAACATATACCTTTCTCTATCTCTTCTTAAAAGATGTATAAGAATAGAAAGATTGAGACTTaagtaaaaagtaaaactatGTTTTTAGGACTGTTCTACAGAAAATGCAAGTTGGTTTCTAAGACAGAAGTTACCCACGACACCAAGCTCTTGTGCTTAATGTTGCCTAGGAGCACACATCTCTGTGTTCCCGTTGGACAACACATTTACCTCAAACAAACCATTGCAGGTAAGAAAAACTGAGAATGTAGCCATGGATATATTAACATAAATCCCTTTTCATAGTCTTGGGAGAATGCCAAGTGCATGGCCACTGATTCCTTGGTTGTAGTTAGAAAGTCTCTGCTTCCAGGATCACAAGTGGTGCTTAATAACTAACTGACTGGATTAATGTTGCTGGAAAGCTAACTATCAAGGTGGCTGGCATTTACTGTTGACCTTATTGGCTCCTCTTTCAACTCTCCCTTTAAAACATTCTCTCTACTGAAGTAGTGCTGTTCATCTTTGAAGCGGGGAAGCTCATTTTATATGTTATGTATGATTAGTCAGTTCCTTTTAGTTTGCAGCTTTTTTGGCATGCAGAGGGTAATGTTGCAattttgctgactttttttttttttttctttgagggaTTTATAGCAGTCATGGTAATGCTACTTTACACTCCAGTTGCATGATATTAATGATAATGTGAGGTTGTGAAAGGACTGCATCTTGAAAACCATTGTTTAAGCGCTATCCTTCAAAATGTTGTAAAAGgcaaacaaattaaatgggaggTCAAATAAATatctgggtggtttttttttttaagggtactttttaaaatttgcgTATTAGTGGTTATGCTAGTCACTGTACTTGCATTGCACTATGCATGGTAGAGAGATTTCTCAGAGGAATTTTTAAATATCCTTTAACTGCAAACTGTTTTGTCTTCGTCCTGCTTACCTAATTCTTTGCTGGTGTCCAACTcttgcagtctttttttctaCCATTATACAATAGCTTTTTGAAGTAATagtggaagaaaatataatCATGCAGTACTAAAAATCTTCTAtttcaatttagaaaaaaaaacaagctgtGGTActtgaaattaaatgcaaatgtttaGGTTTTCATGTTCTTTGGGGATGACTCCAGAtcttttcttccagtgttttgAATTGCTAAGTAGTGTAGAAATAACATATTGTACAGTGGCCTGAAGATTTTAACTGGGACTGGAAGGCTACTGTAATAAGAACTGGTGCAGTGGAAACTAACATACTTGCATAAAAGTATGCAATGGTGTTATTGTTAAGGGATATACAGATTATTTGTTtactgtttgtttattttggtatTTGTTTGCAGTAACTTGCTGGATGTAGAGTACTTTCCATATTTTTTCAGCtatctttttgtcttctgtctAGGGACAGAAGTAGTAAAACCATACACACCTGTATTGCCTTTTTTGCCGCTGGATTTCAAAGAACCGCCTCGCCATGATGGTGCACATCTATATTTAATGATTAAAATGTATTCCTGTGGACTGTTCACACAGGCACTTGACCACCTACAAATTGGTAAGTATATGTTcgggttttttgtgtttggttttgcactgattgctttgtcttttcagaTTCACTGTCTGTGTATTGTGATGTTCTTATGTTTACCTACTTATACATCGGGACGtacttaaaactttttttttaaggcttatTCTCCATGCCCTAATTGTACGGGCTTATCCTCACTGTAAATAGGACTTGCCCGTTACATAAAGCTCTCCTGACTGATCTTCCAAATGTGTTCATGTTTCACTGTTCAGATATGTCAACTGTATCACATTATGGTTGATCACTTTGATTGTATGTACTCTTAGAACAACTTTTTGTACTTTCGAATAAAGAAAACTAGGTCTATTTTATTAGACTTAAgatgcatttccttttctgtttcagtacTCATATAGTGTAAAATTAATCAAGACAAGAATGATCCTTTCTGAAAGGAACCCTAATATTACAAAGATGAATGCAATATGAAAGGGCCTTTAAAAGAATCAGAATACTAGTTACCTTGTTTTCATCTCATTAATGTTTAccattccattttattttgtttttgttttttttttaataaaggagaCTACATTTCTGTCAGCAATCCTGAAGGTAACTTTAAGAAGTCACAGGTTCAGACTTCAGAAGATCTCTTTTTATtggcagcaggcacaggcttcACACCGATGGTTAAACTGCTGAATTTTGCTCTGACTGAAGTTGGTTGCCTTCGGTATGTACACTTCTTATGATTTAACCCCAAGCTAGAGTAATCCATAGGGAGGATGAAACGTAATGGGCAAGCCTCAGTGTTAATAAAACagttaacaaaataaaatggtatgaaagtatttttcttcaacTTACGCCAAAAGCTGGCATGCTTCAGGGAAGAGTCTGTCAGAGTCTTAGGGAACTTACACATATTTGGTTATTGGCTACCATCAACAAAAGGGACTGATTTGCATTTTGGATTTTAGTTGTGATACAAATGAGCTCACCAAGTAGAAAATCTGAGGGGGGTGggttttgttggctttttctttttttttcttttttcttctttttttttgtaaactagCTTTGCAATTGAGTGCCTCTTTTTAgtattgaaatatttcagtgtagGTACTGTTTTTTGAACTGAGGAGGTTTACAACTGTTTAGTTATGACTTCTCTTTAATCAATTAGAATAGCTACATACTTTTATATTGTTTTCACCTGCTAAGCAAGTTGCATATTTTCACCAGATGAGTTTCAGTTTTCACAAAAGTGTGACTTA
The sequence above is a segment of the Haliaeetus albicilla chromosome 17, bHalAlb1.1, whole genome shotgun sequence genome. Coding sequences within it:
- the CYB5R4 gene encoding cytochrome b5 reductase 4 isoform X2, coding for MLNVPPQAFPAPSSQQRVAAGGRAKVPLKPGRSLMDWIRLTKSGRDLTGLKGRLIEVTEDELAKHNKKEDCWICIRGFVYNVTPYMEYHPGGEDELMKAAGADGTDLFDQVHRWVNYESMLKECLVGRMAVKPIAAPKGMLPEKKVLGASARDLTPSYDWFQTDSLITIVIYTKQKDMNAELVIVDCEDKRLRGEIVDDHSYLVEVDLDHAVQEDVAVNIAEKVGKVEIILKKKDNIHWKMLGQALESHNTFIKRTERGLFYRKCKLVSKTEVTHDTKLLCLMLPRSTHLCVPVGQHIYLKQTIAGTEVVKPYTPVLPFLPLDFKEPPRHDGAHLYLMIKMYSCGLFTQALDHLQIGDYISVSNPEGNFKKSQVQTSEDLFLLAAGTGFTPMVKLLNFALTEVGCLRTVRLIFFNKTEDDILWRNQLEQLALKDERFEVQFILSQPAKDWVGKQGKISSSLLSECVKRSRKDSKVLICICGPTPFTEQGVQYLKDLGYSQEEIHTFTA
- the CYB5R4 gene encoding cytochrome b5 reductase 4 isoform X1; the encoded protein is MLNVPPQAFPAPSSQQRVAAGGRAKVPLKPGRSLMDWIRLTKSGRDLTGLKGRLIEVTEDELAKHNKKEDCWICIRGFVYNVTPYMEYHPGGEDELMKAAGADGTDLFDQVHRWVNYESMLKECLVGRMAVKPIAAPKEISSTLSEEKKQLNGMLPEKKVLGASARDLTPSYDWFQTDSLITIVIYTKQKDMNAELVIVDCEDKRLRGEIVDDHSYLVEVDLDHAVQEDVAVNIAEKVGKVEIILKKKDNIHWKMLGQALESHNTFIKRTERGLFYRKCKLVSKTEVTHDTKLLCLMLPRSTHLCVPVGQHIYLKQTIAGTEVVKPYTPVLPFLPLDFKEPPRHDGAHLYLMIKMYSCGLFTQALDHLQIGDYISVSNPEGNFKKSQVQTSEDLFLLAAGTGFTPMVKLLNFALTEVGCLRTVRLIFFNKTEDDILWRNQLEQLALKDERFEVQFILSQPAKDWVGKQGKISSSLLSECVKRSRKDSKVLICICGPTPFTEQGVQYLKDLGYSQEEIHTFTA